The following is a genomic window from Acidimicrobiales bacterium.
GTAGGTCTCGTGCAGCCGTTCGAGGCCGGTGTACTGCGGGGTGAGCCCGCACTTGGAGGCCACGTTGACGAGGAGGAGGGCCTTGCCCTTGTGCTCGGCCAGCGAGGTGGGCTCGCCGTGCAGGGTCTTGAGCGGGATGTCGTAGAGGGACATGGACCGAGTCTGCCCGCTTTCGCTGCGGCATGCGGGCGCTGCTCGATGGGTACCCCTCAGGGCATGCGACACGTTCTCCATGTGACGCCGAACGCCAACGCCCGCGACGTGCAGGGCTGATGGCCGTCCGCAACAACGTCGAGCGCAGCCGGTACGAGCTCTACGTCGACGACGACCTCGTGGGCATCGCCGACTACCGCATCGACGGCGACCTGGTCGTCTTCCCGCACACCGAGGTGCGGCACGACATGCAGGGTCGTGGCTTCGGTGCGCAACTGGTGCAGGCCGCTCTCGACGACGTGCGCACAGAGGGTCGCCGGGTGGTGCCCCGCTGTTGGTACGTGGCCGAGTTCGTCGAGAACCATCCCGAGTACACCGACCTGTTAGCTGCCTGACCAGGCGCCGTGGAAGCCGTAGGGCACGCGGCGGGGGATGCGCACCTCGGCCACCGGCGGTCCCTCGACGTCTTGGGCGTCGAGAACACTGAGCGTGGTGGCGCCGTCGTGTACGAAGCCCAGTAGCCAGCCGCCGTCTTCGTCTGCCGCTCGGTCGGGATCGGGCACGAAGAGGAACTCGCCTGGATGGCGGCCCGTCCCGAAATCGTGGACGTGGCGCGCTCCGGCGACGAAGTCGTGCTTGACGACCCGGGTGTCGTCGTAGGGCCGTTCGCCCGCCGAGCCGATGGTGTAGCCGAAGCGGTGGCGGCGCCCCAGCACGCGGGCGTCGACCCGGCAGAACTCCTGGGGCGTGTCGTCGACGACGTCGGAGCCGACCTTGCCTGCGGTGCGGTCGACCACCCAGCGCTCCAACCGCAGGTCAGCGCCGAGCGGCGAGGGCGTGGTGAACACGCTCGGCATGCGGGGCACGTCGACCACCACCGATCCGTCGGCCTCGTCGTAGGCGTTGAGCGGGTGGAAGCAGTAACAGAGGTCGGTGTCGTACCACTCGATCGGCCCGCTGCCGTCGCGAGGGAGGAGGCCGATGCGGGCGCCGTTGTCGGGCTTCCAGGCGAAGGGGAAGCCGGTGATGGCCAGCGCTTCGAGGTCGAACACCGCGGGCTGGTCGAAGAACACGACGAAGCGTTCGGTGATGGCGAAGTCGTGCATCGACACGGGCGCCGGCAGCTCGATCGGCTCGCTCACCGTCACCCGGCCCGCGGGGTCGATCATGTGGTAGAGCAGGTACGGCTGGTCCCACCAGTAGGCGAACCCGTGCAGGTCGCCGGTCACCGGGTCGACCTTGGGGTGGGCGGTGAGGCCGTGAGGCAGGGTGCCGTCGACGGCCCACCGGGCCGTGGTGTCGAGGTCGTCGGTGAGCACGTAGGGGTAGCAGCCCTCGGTGAGCGACAGCAGACGACCGGCGAAGGGCACGACGTTGGTGTTGGAGATGTCGTAGAGCGGCTGTGCCGGTCCCGGGCGGCGCGGTTCGCCGAGGGTGTCGGCCACCGGGTCGGTGCGTACCCAGCGATTGCGGTACCACTCGGCCCGTCCGCCGCGCAGGCGCACGCCGTGCACCATGCCGGTGCCTGTGAACCAGTGGTAGGGCTCGGGCGGCGCGCCCAGCGGGTTGGGGCCGGTGCGGACGTAGAGCCCGTCGAGGGCGGCCGGCAGCACGCCCTCGACGGGCAGCGCCGAGACGCCGGCCTCGTCGGGGACGGGAGCGAAGTTGTCGAGCAGGAAGGGGCTTGCCGTCACAGCGCTCCGATCGCCGCGGCGACGAACGCCGCTTGGATGACGCTGCGGGTGCGCAGCGGGGTGGGCGGGCGGCCACCGATGCCCACGTTGGCGCGGACCGCGTGCACGTTGGCCGGGAACATGGCCACCAGCAGTACCACGAGAGCGGCGGCGGCGACGGGTGCGCTGCGCTCGAACAGCAGCCCGGCGGCAATGGCCAGTTCGGCCACGCCGGTGATGGTGACCAACAGGTCGGGGCGAGGAAGGCGCGGCGGCACCATGGCGATGAGGTCGCGGCGCCGACTGCCGAAGTGGGCACTGGCGGTGAGGGCCAGCATGGCGGCGAGCCCGTAGCGGACGGCCGTCGGCCACTCGGCGCCTGCCAGCAGCCCGATGCCGGTGACAGTGGCGAGCACGTACAGCGGGATCATCGTTCTTCCACCTCCAGTTGTATCTGACCACTGGATAGATACCGTGGTCCAGGCTATTTGACCAGTGGTCAAATGTCACTACTACGCTGCGAGGCGTGCCGTACCACCACGGGAACGTGCGATCCAAGGTGCTCACCGCCGCCGTCGAAGCCATCACCGAACGGGGGGCGACCGGGGTGAGCTTTCGCGACCTGGCCCGCCGCGTGGGGGTGACCCACGGTGCCGTCTCCCACCACTTCGGCGACAAGACCGGCCTGTTCACGGCGCTGGCGGCGGGCGGGTTCGACCTGCTGCGAGGGGAGCTCGAACTGGCGTGGAGCACATCCGGGCGGTTCGAGAAGGTGGGGATCGCCTACGTGCGCTTCGCCACCCGCTGGCCGGCCCATTTCGAGGTGATGTTCCGGCCCGAGCTGCACCACGTCGACGACCCTGCGTTGGTCGAGGCCAAGGCGGGCGCCGGGCGGGTGCTGTTCGAGTCGGCCCAGCAGGTGCTCGATGCGGCGGATGGCGACCAGCTCCGGGCCGGCATCGCGGCATGGGCGTATGTGCACGGCATCGCCATCCTGTGGCGCGACGGCAACCTCCCGCCGCCGTGGGAGCGCGACCCCGTGGGGCTGGCCATGGACATCGTGCCGTTTCTCTTCCAGGCGTCGGCGCAGACGCCACCCCCGCACGACAAGGGCTGAGCGGTGTGGTGCTGGTGACGGTGAGTCGGCCTGTAGGCGGGGTTCTGTCCTCTCGGCCCTGACGGACCGGGAGGGGTGGCCATCCATCTGTGCGGCCTACCTGGGGACATCGGGCGGACCACCCGTCCCACGTTCGGCCTTGCTCCGGGTGGGGTTTACCGAGCCGCCCCGGTTACCCGGGACGCTGGTGCGCTCTTACCGCACCGTTTCACCCTTGCCTGTGCCGGTTGCCCGGCCATCGGCGGTCTGTTCTCTGTGGCACTGTCCTGCGGGTCGCCCCGACCGGCCGCTAACCGGCACCCTGCCCTGTGGAGCCCCGACCTTCCTCGACACCGTCGACGCCCGAAAGCGCCTCGGTGCCGCGACCACCCGGCCGACTCACCGTCGAAGCCATTCTCGCGCAGGGTTCAGGCAGCGGCGATCGAACCCAGGCGCACCGTCGAGCCGTCGGCCGCTTTGATGACCTCGATGCCCGCGGGGATGCGGCCGTGCAGGGCGGCCACGTGGCTGATGATGCCGACCAACCGACCACCCGCCCGCAGGCGCTCCAACTCGGCGATGGCCTGGTCGAGGGCGTCGG
Proteins encoded in this region:
- a CDS encoding GNAT family N-acetyltransferase; the encoded protein is MAVRNNVERSRYELYVDDDLVGIADYRIDGDLVVFPHTEVRHDMQGRGFGAQLVQAALDDVRTEGRRVVPRCWYVAEFVENHPEYTDLLAA
- a CDS encoding carotenoid oxygenase family protein, whose protein sequence is MTASPFLLDNFAPVPDEAGVSALPVEGVLPAALDGLYVRTGPNPLGAPPEPYHWFTGTGMVHGVRLRGGRAEWYRNRWVRTDPVADTLGEPRRPGPAQPLYDISNTNVVPFAGRLLSLTEGCYPYVLTDDLDTTARWAVDGTLPHGLTAHPKVDPVTGDLHGFAYWWDQPYLLYHMIDPAGRVTVSEPIELPAPVSMHDFAITERFVVFFDQPAVFDLEALAITGFPFAWKPDNGARIGLLPRDGSGPIEWYDTDLCYCFHPLNAYDEADGSVVVDVPRMPSVFTTPSPLGADLRLERWVVDRTAGKVGSDVVDDTPQEFCRVDARVLGRRHRFGYTIGSAGERPYDDTRVVKHDFVAGARHVHDFGTGRHPGEFLFVPDPDRAADEDGGWLLGFVHDGATTLSVLDAQDVEGPPVAEVRIPRRVPYGFHGAWSGS
- a CDS encoding TetR/AcrR family transcriptional regulator, translating into MPYHHGNVRSKVLTAAVEAITERGATGVSFRDLARRVGVTHGAVSHHFGDKTGLFTALAAGGFDLLRGELELAWSTSGRFEKVGIAYVRFATRWPAHFEVMFRPELHHVDDPALVEAKAGAGRVLFESAQQVLDAADGDQLRAGIAAWAYVHGIAILWRDGNLPPPWERDPVGLAMDIVPFLFQASAQTPPPHDKG